One part of the Paenibacillus silvisoli genome encodes these proteins:
- a CDS encoding VOC family protein, with protein sequence MGQATIAPWLAVSDAGKALRFYQTAFGAAELYRLEEEEGTVIIAEMSVQGASFWIQKDPEASPRPDTNGAVRMILVVDEPDSLFDQAVAAGATELVPVQEGHGWRIGRIADPFGHHWEIGKRLEQN encoded by the coding sequence ATGGGACAAGCAACTATCGCTCCATGGCTTGCCGTATCAGATGCAGGGAAGGCGCTGCGGTTTTATCAAACGGCATTCGGCGCGGCCGAGCTTTACCGGCTTGAAGAAGAGGAAGGTACCGTGATCATCGCGGAAATGTCCGTCCAAGGCGCGTCCTTTTGGATTCAGAAGGACCCCGAGGCTAGTCCGAGACCGGATACGAACGGCGCGGTACGGATGATTCTTGTCGTGGACGAGCCGGATTCGCTGTTTGACCAAGCGGTTGCGGCCGGCGCGACGGAGCTCGTTCCGGTTCAAGAAGGCCATGGCTGGCGCATCGGGCGCATCGCTGATCCGTTCGGCCATCATTGGGAGATCGGAAAACGGCTGGAACAGAATTAA
- a CDS encoding MFS transporter, with protein sequence MENKAKLWTVAFISLTVCSFLLFLNLQMLLSSFPAYVRGEFQASDLQVSLVTSVFALSAIVTRFMTAYLMRKVPRKVLLMAGLAIAAGTTGIYVLAGSIHSLLAMRVLYGVGFGIASTILPTLVSQIIPVRRMGEGIGYFGLSTSLAMSVGPTIGLNVMKHAGFGKLAMLGTAVLILAFPILLLTRAASIGNSQPQQQKQTTAASSSSSSRFNRALLPPILLNVLLAITYSGLLSFLALFGDFVHVDQVGLFFLFNAITIIAVRPVSGRIFDRRGHAAVLVPSAVLVVVSMLLLSFTHSMPMLLVSALFYGTGFGAIQPTIQAWMLRSSAPEQYGLANSMFYNSTDFGVAIGAILLGAIASMTDYAVMYRYSALCMGIFFAIIVFVQLSQRVSGGRKQAPSVRY encoded by the coding sequence ATGGAAAATAAAGCCAAACTTTGGACCGTGGCGTTCATCTCGCTTACGGTCTGTTCGTTTCTACTGTTCTTAAATTTGCAGATGCTGCTGTCCTCCTTCCCGGCTTATGTTCGCGGGGAATTCCAGGCGAGCGACTTGCAGGTCAGTTTAGTGACGAGCGTTTTCGCTCTGTCTGCCATCGTCACCCGTTTCATGACCGCATACCTCATGCGGAAGGTACCGCGCAAGGTGCTGCTGATGGCCGGTCTGGCCATCGCAGCAGGTACAACCGGCATATACGTGCTGGCCGGCTCGATCCATTCGCTGCTTGCCATGCGCGTTCTGTACGGTGTCGGCTTCGGCATCGCCAGCACGATTCTGCCGACGCTCGTGTCGCAAATCATTCCGGTTCGCCGAATGGGGGAGGGCATCGGCTATTTCGGGCTTTCCACGAGCCTCGCCATGTCGGTCGGGCCGACCATCGGCCTCAACGTAATGAAGCATGCCGGCTTCGGCAAGCTGGCCATGCTTGGAACGGCCGTGCTGATCCTCGCGTTTCCGATCCTGCTCCTGACGCGAGCGGCTTCAATCGGAAATTCTCAGCCGCAGCAGCAAAAGCAAACCACTGCCGCAAGCAGCAGCAGCTCGAGCCGATTCAATCGCGCCCTGCTGCCGCCGATTCTGCTGAATGTGCTGCTTGCCATCACATACAGCGGCTTGCTGAGCTTCCTTGCGCTGTTCGGCGATTTTGTCCATGTGGATCAGGTTGGCTTGTTCTTCTTGTTTAACGCGATTACGATCATCGCGGTCCGTCCGGTTTCCGGGCGCATCTTCGACCGCAGAGGCCACGCGGCCGTCCTCGTTCCGTCCGCGGTGCTTGTTGTCGTTAGCATGCTGCTATTGTCCTTTACGCATTCCATGCCGATGCTGCTCGTGTCGGCGCTGTTCTACGGTACCGGCTTCGGCGCGATCCAGCCGACCATTCAAGCCTGGATGCTGCGCTCATCCGCGCCGGAGCAGTACGGCTTGGCGAATAGCATGTTCTACAATTCCACGGACTTCGGCGTCGCGATCGGCGCGATTCTTCTCGGCGCGATCGCATCCATGACGGATTATGCGGTGATGTACCGGTATTCCGCCCTGTGCATGGGAATCTTTTTCGCCATTATCGTGTTCGTACAGCTATCCCAGCGCGTTAGCGGCGGCCGGAAGCAAGCTCCGTCAGTGCGGTATTAA
- a CDS encoding MarR family winged helix-turn-helix transcriptional regulator, producing the protein MSHDERPAFQSAGFALGLAYRKLSALLQHRLSHYDITTEQWSVLNQIYRQPGMIQKDIADRVGKDKPTTTRILDLLERKGLIRKQAGEQDRRSFLVFCTEQGETIMHETTPIEDSVSAEVRTCMNEEEHALLMELLSRIHRHASEQLTAGESHRSS; encoded by the coding sequence ATGTCACATGATGAACGACCAGCATTTCAATCGGCCGGCTTCGCGCTCGGACTTGCTTACCGGAAGCTCTCGGCCCTGCTTCAGCATCGGCTTAGCCACTACGATATTACGACGGAACAGTGGTCGGTGCTTAACCAGATCTACAGGCAGCCGGGCATGATCCAGAAGGATATCGCGGACCGAGTGGGAAAAGATAAGCCTACGACGACGCGCATCCTGGATCTGCTCGAGCGCAAGGGGCTCATTCGGAAACAGGCGGGAGAGCAGGACCGCAGATCGTTTCTCGTATTTTGCACGGAGCAGGGCGAAACCATCATGCACGAAACGACGCCGATCGAAGACAGCGTCAGCGCAGAAGTTCGGACCTGCATGAATGAAGAGGAGCATGCGCTGCTCATGGAGCTCCTCTCGCGCATCCACCGACATGCGAGCGAGCAGCTCACCGCCGGCGAATCGCATAGGAGTTCGTGA
- a CDS encoding aminoglycoside phosphotransferase family protein has protein sequence MTTELDVNGIIRELVDQGCLHQDSKLKEQMNGTTEGRVYVIEVAGEPRYVLKAEDPQYLAEVGQFHEAYAESPLIPKLHYLAPDRSFIVYAFVEGSIGEVREPKKEWMKQLTADLLNHYQAVELSGHTYSPEAWRNTIVEGLHFAKNEIGDRLPDADFELVKSFAEGYSKRIHGRVVLIHGDCGVHNFVFRDRKMLGVIDPNPQLGPLLYDFMYAFVSSPDDLNLDTLLPALQLLKDEPLEQPALIREVMIRLYHRIGICLLYHPHDLDEYLRAWMYWKALV, from the coding sequence ATGACAACGGAACTAGACGTAAACGGGATCATTCGCGAGCTCGTCGATCAGGGCTGCCTTCATCAGGACTCCAAGCTGAAAGAGCAAATGAACGGCACGACGGAGGGCAGAGTGTACGTAATCGAGGTGGCTGGAGAGCCGCGCTATGTGTTGAAGGCGGAGGACCCTCAGTATTTGGCGGAGGTCGGTCAATTCCACGAGGCGTACGCGGAAAGTCCGCTGATTCCGAAGCTGCATTACCTTGCGCCGGACCGTTCTTTCATCGTCTATGCCTTCGTTGAAGGCTCGATCGGGGAAGTACGCGAGCCGAAGAAAGAGTGGATGAAGCAGCTGACGGCGGACCTGCTCAATCATTATCAGGCGGTCGAATTATCGGGTCACACGTACTCGCCCGAGGCATGGCGCAATACGATAGTGGAAGGTTTACATTTTGCAAAAAACGAAATCGGCGACAGGCTCCCGGATGCCGACTTTGAGCTTGTCAAATCGTTCGCGGAAGGTTACTCGAAGCGCATCCATGGACGCGTCGTATTGATTCACGGCGACTGCGGCGTGCATAATTTCGTTTTCCGCGATAGAAAGATGCTCGGTGTAATCGACCCGAATCCGCAATTAGGACCTTTGCTGTATGATTTCATGTATGCGTTCGTCTCGTCGCCCGATGATCTAAATCTCGATACGCTCCTTCCGGCGCTGCAGCTGCTCAAGGATGAGCCGCTGGAACAACCGGCACTCATCCGTGAAGTCATGATCAGGCTCTACCACCGGATAGGAATCTGCTTGCTGTACCACCCGCATGATCTCGATGAATATTTGCGCGCTTGGATGTACTGGAAGGCACTCGTTTAA
- a CDS encoding gamma-glutamyltransferase family protein: MFQLSEYPHPSRRTAVVARKGMVATSQPLASQAGMRVLQQGGNAIDAAIAAAACLTVVEPTGNGIGSDAFAIVWYKGQMYGLNASGASPQLLTPEAVKQRGFADEMPSSGWLPVTVPGAPGAWAGLASRFGRLPLAQLLEPAADYAEGGFPLSPELAVKWERSYEIWKKRHDEDGVFSEWFNVFAPDGRAPRAGEMWRSPEHARTLRLIGETNGEAFYRGELAEMIDKAARESGGLLRKEDLARFQPEWVAPISVPYRGYDIWELPPNGQGIVALMALNMLNRLDLSELESEERYHKQIEALKLAFADGKHYVTDPTHMRASVEQLLSPDYAVLRGGLIGEQALMPEPGQLLKGGTVYLAAADGEGNMISFIQSNYNGFGSGIVVPGTGISLQNRGHSFSLDPDHENVLKPGKRPYHTIIPGFITKKGEPIGPFGVMGAFMQPQGHLQVISNMLDHHFNPQAALDAPRWQWMEGKTVAVEAEFPAQVVEDLKRRGHDIQLLPDRKAFGCGQIIWRDPSGVLIGGTEPRTDGCIASW; this comes from the coding sequence ATGTTTCAATTATCCGAGTATCCGCATCCGTCCAGAAGAACCGCAGTCGTTGCCAGAAAAGGAATGGTCGCCACCTCGCAGCCGCTGGCTTCGCAAGCGGGAATGCGCGTGTTGCAGCAAGGCGGCAATGCGATCGATGCGGCCATTGCGGCCGCGGCATGCTTGACTGTCGTGGAGCCGACCGGCAACGGCATCGGCAGCGATGCGTTCGCCATCGTCTGGTACAAAGGGCAAATGTACGGGCTGAATGCGAGCGGAGCTTCGCCGCAGCTGTTGACGCCGGAAGCCGTGAAGCAGCGCGGATTCGCGGATGAGATGCCTTCGAGCGGCTGGCTGCCGGTTACGGTGCCGGGAGCGCCCGGCGCATGGGCGGGCTTGGCGAGCCGGTTCGGCCGGCTGCCGCTTGCGCAGCTGCTTGAGCCTGCCGCCGATTATGCGGAAGGCGGATTTCCGCTGTCTCCCGAGCTCGCGGTGAAGTGGGAGCGGTCGTACGAGATTTGGAAGAAGCGCCATGATGAGGACGGCGTCTTCTCGGAATGGTTTAACGTGTTCGCGCCGGACGGCCGTGCGCCGCGGGCCGGAGAAATGTGGCGTTCGCCGGAGCATGCGCGCACGCTGCGGCTCATCGGCGAAACGAATGGCGAGGCGTTTTATCGGGGCGAGCTGGCGGAAATGATCGACAAGGCAGCGCGCGAGAGCGGCGGGCTTCTGCGCAAGGAAGATTTGGCGCGGTTCCAGCCGGAGTGGGTGGCGCCGATTTCGGTCCCTTACCGTGGCTACGACATTTGGGAGCTGCCGCCGAACGGTCAAGGGATCGTCGCGCTGATGGCGCTCAACATGCTGAACCGGCTGGATCTCTCGGAGCTTGAGAGCGAAGAGCGGTATCATAAGCAAATCGAAGCGTTGAAGCTGGCTTTTGCCGATGGGAAGCACTATGTGACCGATCCTACTCATATGCGGGCCAGCGTGGAGCAATTGCTTTCGCCGGACTATGCGGTGCTTCGGGGCGGCTTGATCGGCGAACAGGCGCTTATGCCGGAGCCAGGCCAGCTGCTGAAAGGCGGCACGGTTTATTTGGCTGCGGCAGACGGGGAAGGGAATATGATCTCGTTTATCCAGAGCAACTATAACGGGTTCGGTTCCGGCATCGTAGTGCCGGGGACGGGCATCAGCTTACAGAATAGGGGCCATTCGTTCTCGCTCGATCCGGACCATGAAAACGTGCTGAAGCCCGGCAAACGTCCTTATCATACGATAATTCCGGGATTCATTACGAAGAAGGGGGAGCCGATTGGTCCATTCGGCGTCATGGGCGCGTTTATGCAGCCGCAGGGGCATTTGCAGGTGATCTCCAACATGCTCGATCATCACTTTAATCCACAAGCGGCGCTCGATGCGCCGAGATGGCAGTGGATGGAAGGGAAAACCGTTGCGGTCGAGGCCGAATTCCCGGCCCAGGTCGTTGAGGATTTGAAGCGGCGGGGCCATGACATTCAACTATTGCCCGACCGCAAAGCGTTCGGCTGCGGGCAGATCATTTGGCGCGATCCGAGCGGCGTCTTGATCGGCGGCACCGAACCGCGCACGGACGGGTGCATCGCTTCTTGGTAG
- a CDS encoding DUF1697 domain-containing protein, translated as MTIHIALLRGINVGGKNKIKMADLRDALGTLGLSRVQTYIQSGNILFESEEGEAVLRERIEGLIEREFGLSIKVVMRTAEEMAAIVAGCPFTDEQIAAADASSEGECLYVSMLLDAPPADRVQKLETYATDVERFVIAGRDIYLLFSQSIRNSKLAVQADKLNVPSTVRNWNTVNKLLAMAQEMKVSEV; from the coding sequence ATGACGATTCATATCGCTTTGCTTCGCGGCATTAACGTAGGCGGCAAAAATAAAATCAAAATGGCGGACTTGCGCGACGCGCTCGGTACGCTGGGCTTGTCCCGCGTGCAAACGTACATTCAGAGCGGCAATATTTTGTTCGAGTCGGAGGAAGGGGAGGCGGTGCTTCGGGAACGCATCGAGGGATTAATCGAGAGGGAGTTCGGCCTTTCCATTAAGGTTGTTATGCGTACGGCAGAAGAAATGGCGGCGATCGTCGCAGGCTGTCCGTTCACGGACGAGCAGATAGCCGCTGCCGACGCTTCCTCGGAAGGGGAGTGCCTCTATGTGTCGATGCTGCTGGATGCGCCTCCCGCCGACCGGGTTCAGAAACTGGAAACCTATGCTACGGACGTTGAACGTTTTGTTATCGCCGGAAGGGATATCTATTTGCTGTTCAGTCAGAGCATTCGGAATTCGAAGCTGGCCGTCCAAGCGGACAAGCTGAACGTGCCTTCGACCGTCCGAAATTGGAATACGGTTAACAAGCTGCTTGCCATGGCACAGGAGATGAAGGTCAGCGAAGTCTAA
- a CDS encoding IucA/IucC family C-terminal-domain containing protein → MPDADSAAYSFHNNDIGEEVAAFVDRFGVNLDVPDRKTVGMLFFKRYCAFFAGVVYTWLHDRHPLNLSFQNIRYVLNGANMKYFIVSAEPLPAVAALTNEADRDEAYMRHVFREHAAPVIKAVASHTGVSTASLWHSVAYILAYWKQEWLLDSPSGEFRTRIGHWFDNAADLGKPAWLPERAVNPLTCGFREVADPLHEGRSILIRKACCLNYKRRDDDDPYCYTCPLISDELRLEKFMDAHAAN, encoded by the coding sequence ATGCCGGACGCCGATTCGGCAGCGTACTCATTCCATAACAACGATATTGGCGAAGAAGTCGCCGCATTCGTAGATCGCTTCGGAGTGAACCTCGATGTGCCCGACCGGAAGACGGTGGGCATGCTGTTTTTCAAACGCTATTGCGCCTTTTTCGCCGGGGTCGTCTATACGTGGCTGCATGACCGCCATCCTCTTAATCTCTCCTTCCAAAACATTCGCTACGTGCTGAATGGCGCCAATATGAAGTATTTTATCGTTAGCGCGGAGCCGCTTCCCGCGGTTGCGGCCCTGACGAACGAAGCTGATCGGGACGAAGCCTACATGCGCCATGTCTTCCGCGAGCATGCCGCTCCTGTCATTAAAGCCGTCGCCAGCCATACCGGCGTTTCAACGGCAAGCCTATGGCATTCCGTCGCTTATATCCTCGCCTATTGGAAGCAGGAATGGCTGCTGGACTCCCCTTCCGGCGAATTTAGGACACGAATCGGGCACTGGTTCGACAACGCGGCTGATCTCGGAAAACCTGCCTGGCTGCCGGAGCGAGCCGTCAACCCGCTGACCTGCGGCTTCCGGGAGGTTGCGGATCCGCTGCATGAAGGCCGCAGCATTCTCATTCGCAAAGCGTGCTGCCTGAACTATAAACGGCGCGACGATGACGACCCTTATTGCTACACATGCCCGCTCATTTCCGACGAGCTTCGGCTGGAGAAATTTATGGATGCCCATGCGGCGAACTAA
- a CDS encoding stalk domain-containing protein: protein MSKPLSRTIALLLTFVLAIAVIPFSAAAAGQPISVVLDGGKLSFDVPPQVIGGSTMIPYRLLSEKLGAKLSYDQKAKKLSVTRNSTTVQLTIGSSQASINGKAVTLDAKAVEKDGRTLVPLRFLGEAFGLWVNWNSGTKTVNLDSKRTITHAMGKTTLTSVPKRVAVLFNGMVDISLTLGVKPVGAVESWVQTPWYHYLRQDMGGVKNLGSELQPNMEAIVALKPDLIIGSKTRHEKIYDQLSKIAPTIFVEEVFGWKDNMAMGAKALNREDAANVFMADWNKRVADFKSKIGSRANTEVSIIRFQDDNTARFYVTGFAGTILEELGLKRPKAQQVDGKVLVNLTSQEQIPMMDGDVIFDISSSYGEGKEFKTQQEWQKNPLWTNLKGVKNKKYYKVNDITWNMSGGATAAKMMLDDLFFYFDL, encoded by the coding sequence ATGTCTAAGCCCTTATCCCGTACCATCGCATTGCTCTTAACCTTCGTTCTTGCCATCGCCGTCATTCCGTTCTCGGCGGCAGCGGCGGGACAACCGATCAGCGTCGTCCTCGACGGCGGCAAGCTGAGCTTCGACGTTCCTCCGCAAGTCATCGGCGGCTCGACGATGATTCCTTACCGCCTTCTCTCCGAGAAGCTCGGCGCTAAGCTTTCGTACGATCAGAAAGCGAAGAAGCTGAGCGTTACGCGCAATAGCACAACCGTGCAGCTGACGATCGGGAGCAGCCAAGCCTCCATCAACGGCAAAGCGGTAACGCTGGATGCCAAAGCGGTCGAGAAAGACGGCCGTACGCTCGTTCCTCTGCGCTTCCTGGGCGAAGCATTCGGCCTGTGGGTCAACTGGAACAGCGGCACGAAGACGGTTAACCTCGACAGCAAGCGCACCATTACGCATGCAATGGGCAAAACGACGCTGACTTCCGTGCCTAAGCGCGTTGCCGTATTGTTTAACGGCATGGTCGACATCTCCCTCACGCTCGGCGTGAAGCCGGTCGGCGCCGTCGAATCGTGGGTTCAAACGCCTTGGTACCACTACCTCCGCCAAGATATGGGCGGCGTGAAAAACCTCGGTAGCGAGCTTCAACCGAACATGGAAGCGATCGTAGCGCTGAAGCCGGATCTGATCATCGGTTCGAAGACGCGCCACGAAAAAATTTACGACCAGCTGTCCAAAATCGCGCCGACGATCTTCGTTGAAGAAGTGTTCGGCTGGAAAGACAACATGGCGATGGGCGCCAAAGCATTGAACCGCGAAGATGCGGCGAATGTCTTCATGGCGGACTGGAATAAACGCGTCGCCGACTTCAAATCCAAAATCGGCAGCCGCGCAAACACGGAAGTATCGATCATTCGCTTCCAAGACGACAATACCGCCCGCTTCTATGTCACCGGTTTTGCCGGCACGATTCTCGAAGAGCTCGGCTTGAAGCGTCCGAAAGCGCAGCAGGTGGACGGCAAGGTGCTTGTGAACCTTACTTCCCAGGAGCAAATTCCGATGATGGACGGCGACGTGATTTTCGATATCTCGTCCAGCTACGGTGAAGGCAAAGAGTTCAAGACGCAGCAGGAATGGCAGAAGAATCCGCTGTGGACGAACCTCAAAGGCGTGAAGAACAAGAAATACTACAAGGTCAACGATATTACATGGAACATGTCCGGCGGCGCTACCGCTGCGAAAATGATGCTCGACGACCTGTTCTTCTACTTCGATCTGTAA
- a CDS encoding FecCD family ABC transporter permease: MERLYAGSLAKGAGLVIGLILLLLLIMASMVFGATPITMSDVYHSFANYDASSNEQIIVQTSRAPRAFVAAAIGASLAVAGALIQGLTRNPLADPNVLGINFGASFAVVFSVTMLSVSSLPLLTAASFVGAAAAALAVYLLGSLGRDGLTPLKIILAGAALSALFSSFTQGMLVLDEQSLNDVMFWLTGSVAGRSLDMLMAVLPFMAAGWAASLWIARHMNVLTMGEDTAQGLGQRTIYIKLTAGVIVMALAGSSVAVAGPVGFIGLVIPTMARMFAGNDFRWIIPYSALLGGILVLAADIGARFVIKPEELPVGVMTAVIGIPAFIAIARKGSLKS; this comes from the coding sequence ATGGAGAGGTTGTATGCCGGAAGCCTTGCGAAAGGCGCCGGCCTTGTCATCGGACTGATTCTATTATTGCTATTGATCATGGCCAGCATGGTATTCGGAGCCACGCCGATCACGATGTCGGACGTGTACCATTCCTTCGCCAATTATGACGCTTCGTCGAATGAACAGATTATCGTTCAGACGTCGCGCGCGCCGCGGGCGTTTGTCGCCGCCGCAATCGGAGCGAGCCTGGCCGTTGCGGGAGCGCTCATTCAAGGCTTAACCCGCAATCCGCTCGCGGACCCGAACGTGCTCGGCATCAATTTCGGCGCCTCGTTTGCCGTCGTCTTCTCCGTGACGATGCTGTCGGTCAGCTCGCTTCCGCTGCTGACGGCCGCGTCCTTTGTCGGAGCAGCCGCCGCCGCCCTTGCCGTTTACCTGCTGGGCTCGCTCGGCCGCGACGGCTTGACGCCGCTCAAAATCATTCTGGCCGGCGCCGCGCTCAGCGCCCTCTTCTCCTCGTTTACCCAAGGCATGCTTGTGCTCGATGAACAAAGCCTGAACGATGTCATGTTCTGGCTTACCGGTTCCGTCGCGGGCCGCTCGCTCGACATGCTGATGGCCGTCCTGCCGTTCATGGCCGCGGGCTGGGCGGCTTCGCTTTGGATCGCCAGGCATATGAACGTGCTTACGATGGGCGAAGACACGGCCCAAGGGCTGGGGCAGCGAACGATCTATATTAAACTAACCGCTGGCGTTATCGTCATGGCGTTAGCGGGGAGCTCCGTCGCGGTAGCCGGACCGGTCGGTTTTATCGGGCTCGTCATTCCGACAATGGCCCGCATGTTCGCCGGCAACGATTTTCGCTGGATTATTCCGTACTCCGCTTTGCTTGGCGGCATTCTTGTGCTGGCGGCCGACATCGGCGCACGATTCGTCATTAAGCCGGAGGAGCTTCCGGTTGGCGTCATGACGGCGGTGATCGGCATTCCCGCCTTTATCGCGATCGCCAGAAAGGGGAGCTTGAAGTCTTGA
- a CDS encoding FecCD family ABC transporter permease, whose protein sequence is MKNHTYIRLGKLPVSFFMHRKTIKLIIGLVLASIFALLISTALGDLRISPIEVIRTLLGGGGEESRLIIHTLRLPRIIAAFLVGASLAAAGAILQGIIRNPLASPDIIGITSGASVAAVAFITYFSGTLSIAWMPVAAMIGAGITSLIIYLLAWKKGVTPIRLVLIGIGINFLLASATKVMLVMNPNYTASQAYIWLTGTVYGTDWEMIRSLVPWVVVFIPLSFLFARNVNVLQLGDDIAMGVGTAVQRQRFMLLLISVALAGAAVSVGGAVSFVGLIAPHMTRKLVGPAFGGALPIAALIGGLMVVTADTVARTAFLPYDIPVGVFTAGIGAPFFIYLLYRHRNG, encoded by the coding sequence TTGAAAAACCATACGTATATTCGATTGGGCAAGCTGCCCGTCTCCTTCTTCATGCACCGGAAAACGATCAAGCTCATCATCGGGCTTGTACTTGCGAGCATCTTCGCGCTGCTGATCAGCACCGCGCTTGGCGATTTGCGCATCTCCCCGATCGAGGTGATTCGAACGCTGCTTGGCGGCGGCGGCGAAGAGTCCAGGCTCATCATCCATACGCTGCGGCTGCCGCGCATCATCGCCGCGTTTCTCGTAGGCGCTTCGCTTGCGGCTGCCGGCGCCATTCTGCAAGGCATCATCCGGAACCCGCTCGCATCGCCCGATATCATCGGCATTACAAGCGGCGCTTCCGTAGCGGCGGTTGCTTTCATTACGTATTTCTCAGGCACGCTAAGCATCGCGTGGATGCCGGTTGCCGCCATGATCGGCGCGGGAATCACCTCGCTCATCATTTATCTGCTTGCTTGGAAGAAAGGCGTAACGCCCATCCGGCTCGTCCTGATCGGCATCGGCATTAATTTTTTGCTGGCGTCCGCGACGAAGGTGATGCTCGTCATGAATCCGAATTATACCGCGTCGCAGGCATACATCTGGCTAACCGGCACCGTATACGGTACCGACTGGGAAATGATACGGAGCCTTGTCCCTTGGGTCGTCGTCTTCATTCCGCTTTCGTTCTTGTTCGCGCGGAATGTCAACGTCCTTCAGCTCGGCGACGATATCGCCATGGGCGTCGGCACCGCCGTTCAAAGACAGCGCTTCATGCTGCTCTTGATTAGCGTTGCGCTGGCCGGAGCGGCCGTTTCCGTCGGCGGGGCCGTCTCCTTCGTCGGCTTGATCGCGCCGCACATGACCCGCAAGCTTGTCGGCCCGGCCTTCGGCGGCGCGCTTCCGATCGCGGCGCTCATCGGCGGCCTCATGGTCGTCACGGCGGATACGGTCGCAAGGACCGCCTTCCTGCCCTACGATATTCCGGTCGGCGTCTTTACGGCCGGCATCGGCGCACCGTTCTTTATTTATTTGCTTTACCGGCACCGGAACGGGTAA